A genome region from Glycine max cultivar Williams 82 chromosome 5, Glycine_max_v4.0, whole genome shotgun sequence includes the following:
- the LOC102662934 gene encoding caffeoylshikimate esterase isoform X1, giving the protein MEPLSLTTFSFQPLLVTPFLPTLGFLALLSLPSGDLFFLFMDLTSTGHGGSDGLHGYVHSLDDAVSDMKIFLEKVLNENPGLPCFCFGHSTGAAITLKALLDPKVESRIAGAVLTSPAVGVSPSHPILLVLAPIASFLLPTYQCSSAYKKGSPVSRDPEALIAKYSDPLVYTGPLRVRTGYEILKITSYLQQNLRKLRVPFFVLHGTADSVTDPVASQKLYVEASSTDKTMKLYDGFLHDLLFEPERDAITQDIIQWLNSRV; this is encoded by the exons ATGGAACCACTTTCACTGACTACCTTCTCTTTCCAACCTCTCCTGGTCACACCCTTTTTACCCACTCTTGGATTCCTCGCTCTCCTGTCACTTCCATCAGGTGACTTGTTCTTCTTATTCATGGACTTAACGAGCACAG GCCACGGTGGAAGTGATGGGTTACATGGTTATGTCCATTCTCTTGATGATGCTGTTTCTGATATG aaaatatttttggagAAGGTTCTGAATGAAAATCCTGGGCTTCCATGTTTCTGCTTTGGACACTCAACAGGAGCGGCCATTACTCTTAAG GCTCTGCTTGACCCAAAGGTTGAATCTCGCATAGCTGGTGCTGTATTGACATCACCAGCAGTTGGTGTTTCCCCTTCTCATCCAATTTTGCTG GTACTTGCTCCTATAGCTTCATTTTTGCTGCCAACGTATCAATGTAGTTCTGCATATAAGAAGGGATCGCCAGTGTCTAGAGACCCAGAGGCGCTAATTGCTAAATATTCTGATCCATTAGTATATACTGGACCTCTTAGAGTACGTACTGGTTATGAGATTCTCAAAATTACAAGCTACTTGCAGCAAAATCTGAGAAAATTGAGAGTTCCATTTTTTGTTCTCCATGGCACTGCTGATTCCGTAACTGATCCCGTTGCTtctcaaaaattatatgtagaaGCCTCCTCAACTGATAAAACTATGAAACTATACGATGGGTTCTTACATGACCTGCTCTTTGAACCCGAACGAGATGCTATCACACAGGATATAATTCAATGGCTGAACAGTAGAGTATGA
- the LOC102662934 gene encoding caffeoylshikimate esterase isoform X2, producing the protein MDWLGHGGSDGLHGYVHSLDDAVSDMKIFLEKVLNENPGLPCFCFGHSTGAAITLKALLDPKVESRIAGAVLTSPAVGVSPSHPILLVLAPIASFLLPTYQCSSAYKKGSPVSRDPEALIAKYSDPLVYTGPLRVRTGYEILKITSYLQQNLRKLRVPFFVLHGTADSVTDPVASQKLYVEASSTDKTMKLYDGFLHDLLFEPERDAITQDIIQWLNSRV; encoded by the exons ATGGATTGGCTTG GCCACGGTGGAAGTGATGGGTTACATGGTTATGTCCATTCTCTTGATGATGCTGTTTCTGATATG aaaatatttttggagAAGGTTCTGAATGAAAATCCTGGGCTTCCATGTTTCTGCTTTGGACACTCAACAGGAGCGGCCATTACTCTTAAG GCTCTGCTTGACCCAAAGGTTGAATCTCGCATAGCTGGTGCTGTATTGACATCACCAGCAGTTGGTGTTTCCCCTTCTCATCCAATTTTGCTG GTACTTGCTCCTATAGCTTCATTTTTGCTGCCAACGTATCAATGTAGTTCTGCATATAAGAAGGGATCGCCAGTGTCTAGAGACCCAGAGGCGCTAATTGCTAAATATTCTGATCCATTAGTATATACTGGACCTCTTAGAGTACGTACTGGTTATGAGATTCTCAAAATTACAAGCTACTTGCAGCAAAATCTGAGAAAATTGAGAGTTCCATTTTTTGTTCTCCATGGCACTGCTGATTCCGTAACTGATCCCGTTGCTtctcaaaaattatatgtagaaGCCTCCTCAACTGATAAAACTATGAAACTATACGATGGGTTCTTACATGACCTGCTCTTTGAACCCGAACGAGATGCTATCACACAGGATATAATTCAATGGCTGAACAGTAGAGTATGA
- the LOC100815758 gene encoding zinc-finger homeodomain protein 8 translates to MEGGSGGERNSSVYRECLRNHAASLGSYATDGCGEYTVDGAGGLQCAACGCHRNFHRKVKYLAAAESPPTEYGGSNSKKRFRSKFTEDQKEKMLGFAEKLGWKLQRRDLDDEIERFCRSVGVSRQVFKVWMHNHKNSSSSSSTAANVSSLTQ, encoded by the coding sequence atgGAAGGAGGATCAGGTGGCGAGAGGAACAGTAGTGTATACCGAGAGTGCTTGAGAAATCATGCAGCCAGCCTAGGAAGCTACGCCACGGACGGGTGCGGCGAGTACACGGTGGACGGCGCGGGGGGACTACAATGCGCCGCGTGCGGGTGCCACCGCAACTTCCACCGGAAAGTGAAGTACCTGGCGGCGGCTGAAAGCCCTCCCACGGAGTATGGGGGCAGCAACAGCAAGAAGCGGTTCAGGTCTAAGTTCACGGAAGATCAAAAGGAGAAGATGCTAGGGTTTGCGGAGAAGCTTGGTTGGAAGCTTCAGAGGAGGGATCTTGATGATGAGATAGAGAGGTTTTGCCGAAGCGTTGGGGTGAGTAGGCAAGTCTTCAAAGTTTGGATGCATAACCATAAGaactcttcctcctcctcttctacCGCCGCCAATGTCTCCTCCCTCACCCAGTAA